The following DNA comes from Acidobacteriota bacterium.
AAACGAGGAACAGGGAGGACAGCAAGCAAACAACAGTGGCGGGGAAAGGCGACAGCCCTCCCCGGCGACTCGCTCGGCGCAGCACGTCAGCCTCCGGTGAGAGAATTCAGGACTTGAACCCGGACCAAAATGCACCGGCATGCGGCGGGCCGGAGCCTGAATTTACGGCCAATCACCGGGAAGAAAAGGATTTTTTGCCCGCCTCCGAACACGAACAGCGGCCGAGCTTCGAAATCCCCTAAATTTGGTGTGCAAACGATTAGGAGTGGAGCTAATCTTACACCTTGGTTATGCCGGCTGCGGGCGCACCGAGGGGTCCGTGGCACCGGCGAGGCCCCAGGGGACCTTCGTCCAGGTCCGGCATCCATGCCGGCGGCCCATCCCCCCGTGCCGGATCACGCCCATGAGTTCATCCGACTCTGTCAACCAGGAAAAACCGCCCTCAGCCGGCATCAGGAAGAAAGACCAACCGCCCGCGGAAATCGTGATCAACATCGCGTGGTGCAAGGGCTGTGGCATCTGCGTCGATTTCTGCAAGCCCCAGGCGATCGAGATGAAGGGACCGGTGGTTTCCATCGTCTCGGTGGACAAGTGCACGCGCTGCCGCATGTGCGAGGCCATGTGCCCGGACTTCGCCATCGAGATCGATCCCCCTGTCCCCATGGAGAAAATGGCCGCCAAGGCCCGGGAGGGGCGCCGATGACCACCATCAAGCTCGAGCCCAAGGTCCGGGTGATGTCGGGCAACGAGGCCTGCGCTCACGGCGCGCTGGCGGCCGGCATCACCTTTTTCGCCGGCTACCCCATCACGCCGTCGTCGGAGATCGCCGAGCACCTCTGTCACGCCCTGCCCCGCCGTTCCGGCCGCTTCATCCAGATGGAAGACGAGATCGCCGCGATGGGAGCGGTCGTGGGCGCGTCGCTGGCTGGGGCCAAGGCCATGACGGCCACCTCGGGCCCCGGCTTTTCGCTCAAACAGGAAAACCTCGGCTTCGCCTGCATGGCCGAGGCGCCGTGCGTGGTGGTCAACGTGATGCGGGGCGGACCGAGCACCGGGCTGCCCACCATGCCCTCCCAGGGCGACGTGATGCAGGCGCGCTGGGGCACCCACGGCGATCACCCGATCGTGGTGCTGACTCCCAACTCGGTCCCCGAGACCTTCGAATTGACCATCCGCGCGTTCAACCTGGCCGAAACCTACCGCACCCCGGTGATCCTGCTGCTCGACGAAATTCTCGGGCACACCGAAGAGAAGTTTCGCACTCCGGAATCGGTGGAAGTCCTCGACCGGGTCGGTCCCGACTGCCCGCCTTCCGAGTACCTGCCCTACAGGCACACGGAGTCGGGCGTCCCGCCGATGGCCGCATACGGCGACGGCTACCGTTTCCACGTCACCGGCCTGGCCCACGACGAAACCGGCTTTCCCACCAACAATCCTGCGGAGATCGAGAAGCTGGCCCTCCGCCTGCACCGCAAGATCGACCAGGCCCGGGCCGACATCGTCCAGGTCGTGCGGGAAGAAACCGACGACGCCGAGCTGCTGGTCTTCGCCTACGGCTCCACCTCGCGCTCCGCCGCCCAGGCCGTGCGCGAGGCGCGGGCCCGCGGGATCAAGGCCGGACTGCTGCGGCCGCGCACCATCTGGCCCTTCCCCGACCAGGAAATCCGCGAGCTGACCTCCCAGGTCCAGGCCATCATCGTCCCCGAGATGGCCCTCGGGCAGATCGCCCACGAGGTGGAGTGGGCCGTGGCGGGCGCGTGCCCGGTGATTCCGCTCTCCCGTATCGATGGACAGCCGATCCGTCCGGGACAAGTGCTCGAGCAGATCGAGAAGGCGAGCCGCTAGGCGCGGCCCGGAGGGACCCATGGCGAAAAAGCTCATCGACTACAACAAGTATCTCCGCCTCGACAAGTTCCCGCTGATCTGGTGCCCGGGCTGCGGAGACGGCATCGTCCTCAAGGCCATCTTGCGCGCCATCGACCGCCTCGGCCTCGAACAGGACAAGGTCTGCATGGTCTCGGGCATCGGTTGCTCCTCCCGTACGCCGGGTTACGTGGACTTCAACACCCTGCACACCACTCACGGTCGCGCCCTGGCCTTCGCCACCGGCGTGAAGATGGCCCGGCCCGAGCTGCACGTGATCGTGGTGACCGGCGACGGCGACGCCTGCGCCATCGGCGGCAACCACTTCATCCACGCCGCCCGGCGCAACATCGACATTACGGTGCTGCTCTACAACAACTGGATCTACGGCATGACCGGCGGCCAGGCATCCCCCGCGACCCCAGCCGGCGACCGGGCCTCCACCGCTCCCTTCGGCGCCATCGAGCCCAACTTCGACATCGCCCGGCTGGCCGCGGCGGCCGGGGCCAGCTTCGTGGCCCGGGAGACGGTGGCCAAGCCCGCGCTGATGGACAAGTGGATCGAGAAGGCCATCACCCGCAAGGGATTCTCCCTGGTGGAGTTGATGACTCCCTGCCCCACCACCTATGGCCGCCGCAACCGCATGGCCAACCCGGTGGACATGGTCGAGGATCTCAAGCGCCGTTCGGTTTCCGTCGCCAAGGCCGAGCGGCTGGGCGACGAGTTGCCCGACAATGCTATCGTCACCGGGGTCTTCGTCGACGACGAATCCCGGCCCGAGTACACCGAGCGCTACGCCCGGCTGGTGGAGAGTCTCGGCGGCACGCCGTCGCCCACTTCGCCGGTCGGTGCGAAGTGACGGGAGGCGAAATGAGCTTTCGTTACGAAATGCGCCTGAGCGGCGAAGGTGGCCAGGGACTGGTCCTGGCAGGCAAGATCCTCGCCGAGGCGGCCGCGATCTACGACGACCGTAACGCGACCCAGAGCCAATCCTACGGTCCCGAGGCCCGCGGCGGCGCGAGCAAGTCGGAAGTGATCATCTCCGACGGGGAGATCGATTTCCCCAAGGCGGAGAACCTCGACCTGCTGCTGGCCCTGACCCAGGAAGCCCTGGACAAGTACCACCACGACCTCAAGCCCGGCGGCCTGCTGCTGGTGGATGCCGACGCGGCGACCCGCCTTCCCGAAGGTGCCTGGAAGGTGATCCAGGTGCCCTTCATCCGCATCGCCAGGGAGAAAATCGGCCGGGCGATCGTGGCCAACATCGTGGCCGTGGGCGTGATCGTGAAGCTTTCCGGCGCCGTCAGCGTCAAGGCCGCGGAAGAAGCGATCCTGGCCCGTGTCCCGCGGGGGACCGAGGAACTCAACCTCGAGGCCTTCCGCACCGGTCTGGCCACCGCGGAAGAAGTGGCGCCGACAGTGAGCTGATCTACCGGGGCTCGCAACGACCCGGCGAAGTCCCGCCGGTGGAGCGGTGATGAGCGACGTCCTCCGGAGACTGATCGACCGCACGCGCCCCCTGGGCAACCACGCACGCAAGCATCTGCGGGCGGCGGAGAAATACGGCGACCTGCTCCTCGAGCGCCTGGAACAGGCGGGGGCGCTGCAGCGGGTTCCCCTGGACCGCACCTCGCCCGCCCTGAAGGAAGCCTTTCAGCAGGTCGCCGAGGCCGGCCGGGATCCCAAGGAAGCCCTGACCCTGCTGGGCACCTACTACAGCATCCAGTACCTGCACTTCGGGTCGCGTTCCCTCGAGCGCCTGGCGATGGACCTGGCCGAGCGGCCCGAGCCCCGCAAGGCGTACCGGGCGTTCATTCGCCGCACCGAGGAGGAGTTCACTTCCCTCGTCTCGGCCTACATCCGCCGGGTGCTGCGGCTGCTGATCCCGCCCCACCTGGCCGCGCCGTTCGTGATCTGCGCGGTAGGCACCCGCGGCCACCAGGACGACATCGACGTGGCCGTGCTCGACGAAGGCAGCGAGGCGCGGGAGGAACTCGACCGGGTCTTCGGCCGGCTGACGGTGCAGATGCTGCGCCACGCCAGCGCCTTCGACCACTACCTGGCCGAACGGGTCGGCGCCCACGGTTACTGCCTGTCGCCCGCGGAACTCTCGCGCCTGCTGCACCGGGGCCGACTGGATTTCGTGGTGGTCACCGAACTGATGCGGGCCGAACCCCTGGTGGGTAACCGGGGACTCTACCGGCGACTGGTGCAGGAAGTCATCGCTCCATTCATCTATCGCCCCGGAGAGGACAATTCCCGCCACGAACTCTATCTGCGCTCCCTGCTGGGCGAGATCCGCTCGCTGCTGCTGCGGCCGGCCCCCGCCGGGTCGATCAACCCCAAGGACGACGCCCTGCGGTTGATCATGGCCCTGACGCTCTCCTTCAAGACCATCGAAGGGCTCGACAGTACCCGCACCCGCGAACTGCTGAGGGCTCTCCGCTCGGTGCGACCCGAGCTGCGGGCCTGGATCGCGCGCCTCGACCGCAGCCTGCTCTTCCTCGAAACCCTGCGTCACGTGGTCCAGCTCCTGATCGCCCAGGAAGAGGCCATCGACGTGGATTCGCCCCGAGGCCGGGAACAGCTCAACCGGGTGGCGGCGGTGATGGGCTACCAGGACGGCATCGGGTTCCGAGCCGCCGATCACCTCCTGGTGCACTACCAGGAAGCCGTACGAGAGGTGCGCGAGGCGACTCAGCCGCTGATGGACGCGGTCACCCGGCACCTGCGTGAGAAGAGCCGCTTCGCCCGCTGGATGGGAGGGGAGGGCAGCGGCGGACGTCCCCTGCGCCCGGCCCTGGAGCTGGCCCTGGGCGCCCGGGCCTTCCGCGGCGTACGCTTCTGGGACGACCTGCTCGAGGCCTTCGCCGATCCCGACAGCGCCCTGCTCGACGCTTTCGTCGCCGACTACGTGGGCGCCCGCCCCGGCGAACGCCGCCGCTTCGCCCAGGAGTACGCCGACTGGGGGCGCCTGGCTCCCTACGCCCTGTTCAACCTGCTGATCTGGCTCACCGAACGCTGCCGCGGGCGGCCGGGCATCGACCCGGCCCGGGAGATCACCGACGCCTATCTCGAACGCCTCGGTCGGCGCCACGAGGATGTGCGCGCCATCTCCCGGGTCTTCCGCTTCTACCCCGATCTGACCAACCGCCTGCTGCTGACTCTCGACCGCGACCAGCTCGCCCGCCTGCACGACAAGCTGGACGACCCCATCGGGGATTCCATGGTCGCCGCCGCCCGGGACCGCCTGCGGGACCTGGTGCGCATCCATCGCCGCTCGAGCCGCTACATCAAACGCGTGCTGGCGCGGCTGACCGTGCGCCATCCGGCGACCGTGCTCGCGCTGAGTGACGATCGGGCGCTGGGCACTCTGGCCCAGGGCCGGCACGCGGAAGCCGAAAGACAGCTCGACCGGGAAAAACAGAAGGCCCTGCTCGGTGACTACTACGACATGGAATTCCTGCGCATCGCGGTGAGCACCTTGCGGGGCAGGAAATCGGACCGGGTGCGGCAGGAGTTCAGCGAAATGACCGAACGCTACCTGCGGAGCACACTGGACATCTGCCTGCGCCAGGTCGAGCAGGAAGCCGGGACCCGCATGCTGCACCGTGACCGCCTGGGGCTTTTCCTGGCCGGCGGCCACGCCCGGCGCCGCCCCTACGATGAAGACTACGACGTGATCGCGGTGATCGACTCGCGGGAAGCGGAAGAAACGCGGCTGGCGGAAAAAGCCGTCGCCCGCCTCAACCGGCAGATCGCTCGACGCGGCATCATCGCCCAGTACCACATTTCCGGACGCTTCGGGCGTTTCGTGATGGCCTTCGACGAGCTGGCGGATTTCCTCGGCAGCACCCGGGAAGACCTGCTGGTGGACCTGCACCAGCTCGTGGGCGGACACATGGTGATCGGCTCGAGTGCGGTGGCCCAGGTGATGGAGGCTCGCATCCTCGCCCCCTTCGTCTTCGACAGGGCCGAGGCCTTCGTTCAGCGCACCCTGGAGGAGCTCGCCGAACGCCGCCGCCTGTTCCGCCCCCTTCCCGAAGAAATGATCCACCTCAAGGAGATGCCCGGCGGCATGCGGGAGATCGACCTGGTCTTCGCCATGGCCAAGGCCCGGGCGGGCTTGGCTTTTCCGCCGGAAGAGCAGGTGGTCGAAGCGCTCTCGCGCCAGGATCCTTCCCGGCGGAAGGTATTCGCCCGGCTGCGGGCGGCCAATGACTTCTTCGTCGCCCTGCGCTCGGCCTACCGGGTCTCGGTGGCGGGTACCGACGTGATCGAAAGGGAGTATCTCACCGAACCCGCTCGCATCCTGCGGGTCCGGGACTGGGGCGGAAAGACGGGAGCCGAGCGCCTTTTCGAAAGGATCCGCCAGGTCGCCGACCAGGCCCGCGAAGCCATCGACGCCTACATCGAGAGCCTGTAGTCGCGGTCCCCCACCCGGCCGCGGAGGGTCCGACCGTCGGGACTCCAGCTTCCCTCGGCGAGCACGGTCAGCAGGTCGGCCACCCAGGCCAGCTCCCGGCCCTCGAGTCGGCGCAGGTGAACACCCCCCTCGAAGGCCAGGGCCACCGGGTAGGCGGCGGCGGCGGCGACGGGCAGGTCCAGGTCTTCGAAGAGGTCCGCATCACTGATCGGCAACTCGTGAATCGGCGAGAAAGTGATCAGCCAGCAACTCTCCCCGGCTTCCATCAGCGCTCCCAGGCCGCCCTGCCCCAGGTGCCGGTGCGCCTCGGCGGAAGTGAAGAAGAAAGCTCCCCGATCGATCCCGGCCGCGCCGAGCACCACCAGATGGGCGGGCAGCCCGCCGGCGGTCGGCCGACCGACCCGGAGCAGATCCTGGTCGGTCAGACGCTGCCAGGGCGCGGCCCGGTAGAAACGGCAGGCGGCATCGGCAAAGGCCCGCAGCACCCCCGGGTCCATGCCGGGCTGCTCGAGAGCCCCGTCGAGTCGTTCCTCTTCGCGGAAGGGTTCGAGACAGGCGGCCAGGGGCGCGGACAACGCGGCGCTCTCGTCCACCAGCACCCGGATCCTCCCCGCCGGCACCCCGCGGCGCACCGCCTCGGCCAACTCCGAGCCCCGCACCACCAGGGTGCCGGGCAGGTAGCCGGCTCGGGCCGTGTCGCCCGCGAACTCCTCGAGCAACGCCAGCAGCCGCGCAGGCCCCAGTTCATGCCGGGCCGCCGGCTCGGAGACCGCTGTCAGACCGGTGCGCAGGCTGACCCAGGCCGCAATCCAGGGTCGGAAGGGTCTGCCGCTGTCGTCCTCGACCCAGATCGGCAAGCGGAGCAGTCCCCCCTGCCAGGTCTCGTTCTTCCGGCAGGCGAGAGACTCGAGTCGCTGGGTGATGGCTTGCGGCATGCTCAATGGGCCCTCGCCGGCAAGCTACGGTCCGCCGGGCCGGCGGGCAACAGGCTCCGACCCGGTGCATCGCGTCAGAGAGGCTCGGTATGCTCGTGGAAGGCCAGGCCCGCCCCTCTCAGCTCCGCCAGCACCGGCTCGTAGATCGCCGGATGGGTCGGAATATGACAGCCGGTCAGGGGAAACTCTCCGGTGAGCATCTTTTCCACCGCGATGGCGGCGGGGTTGCCCACGGAGCGCGCCATGGCCGTCATCGAACCGGGAACACCCTTGTCGGTGAAAGTGGCCGTGATGCGCTCACGGCGATCGCCGTCGTCCGGATAGCGCACCTCCAGCACGTGGTGCAGCACGACCATGTCCCGGCCTTCCGCCGGCAGTGCCAACTTCCGCTCGAGCAGGCCGATCAGCACTTCTGCGGATGTCTGCCCACCGGTTCCCAGAGGCTCGGTGTCGAACAGGCCGAGCCATTCCAGGTTGCGCATGATGGCCCCCGTGGGACTGATGCCCAGGAAGTTGGCCACCCGGGCCTGCAGATTGGCCCCCGAAGCGCTGCGAGGCAGGAACATCTCGACGATCTCCGCCATGGAGTGCTCTTCGAGCGAGGGGATACGCAGGTGCTCGTTGGGCAGACCGAGCTTGACGATCTGGCCCCAGGTCTCGCTCCAGCCGGGGTAGCGCAGGGTGCCGCGAATCATCGTGTGCACGTGATCGAGGCCGAAGATCTGCTGGTAGGACAGGGAATCCCGATTGGGATAACCCTCGAGCGTGCCGACCCCCGGAACCTCCACCCGCCAGGAACGATCGAAGACATGGTGCCAGGGAACGATCTTGATCTTGCCGTCGAGCAGGTACTGGGCCCCCTCCTCCGCGGCCATCACCACGTTGCGGGGGTTCCAGGTGATCACGTAGCGCAGGGGGTTGCACTCGCAGTCCACCGCCGGCAAGCCCCCGCCATAGGATTCGAAGCTCTCGATCCGGCCGCCGGCCCGGCGCACCCGATCGACGATTTCGGCTGCGGTCATGACGTCGATCCCCGGGTCGAGGCCCATCTCCGGCAGCAACAGCACCCCCTTGCGGCGGGCGTCGGCGTCGAGCTGGCGCAAGTCCTCGTTGCGATAGGAAACCGAGACCATGCTTCGGCCCTGCTGGACGCACTCCCAGGCGATCAGCGGCTGGAAGCGGGGCGGCATGAAGTTCACGACCAGGTCCGCATTCCGGATCTCTGCCGACAGGGCCAGGGTGTCGCTCATGTCCAGGGCCAGGTGGCTCGCGCGGTGATGGTCCTCCGTGCGTCGGGCGGCGAGGGCGTCGTCTCGATCCGCGACGGTGACGAACCAGTCGTGCCGATCGGCACGGTCCAGCAGGTAGCGGATCAGAAAGGGTGAACTCTGACCAGCGCCCAGAACGAGGATCTTCTTCATCAGGTGGCACCTCGCGCCGCCGCGGCGGCAAAGGACAGCGATTCTATCGGCCCCCCGGGCCCCGCGCCCCTTTACAACTCGTTTACAGCCGTTTTACCCCTTGCCTATAGCCCACCTGCTTGCCCCGCCGTAGTATGGCTATCGACCGCTCCGGGGCGCTGATCAGGACCGGCTTCCCGGATCGAGCGGCGACAAGCCCGAACAGCAAAGTAGAAACATGGCAAACAGCCAACAAAAACGCCAGAGGAGAACCACCGTGAAGCGCTTTCTGATCATCGCCATTCTCGCCGCCTTCGCCTTGAGCGCCCCCGTTCTTGCCTGCGGCAACGATGCGGGCTGCTGCAGTAAGGCCAACAGCGAGATGGCCAAGGGCTTCTGCGTCAAATGCGCCACCAAGAACGTCCAGAAGACCATTACCAATCTCGACAACGGCGTGAAGATTCTCTTCGCCACCCAGGATCCGGCCAGCACCCAGCAGCTGTTCAAAACCCTCCAGGCCAACCAGAAG
Coding sequences within:
- a CDS encoding 2-oxoacid:acceptor oxidoreductase family protein, with protein sequence MSFRYEMRLSGEGGQGLVLAGKILAEAAAIYDDRNATQSQSYGPEARGGASKSEVIISDGEIDFPKAENLDLLLALTQEALDKYHHDLKPGGLLLVDADAATRLPEGAWKVIQVPFIRIAREKIGRAIVANIVAVGVIVKLSGAVSVKAAEEAILARVPRGTEELNLEAFRTGLATAEEVAPTVS
- a CDS encoding 2-oxoacid:acceptor oxidoreductase subunit alpha, whose product is MTTIKLEPKVRVMSGNEACAHGALAAGITFFAGYPITPSSEIAEHLCHALPRRSGRFIQMEDEIAAMGAVVGASLAGAKAMTATSGPGFSLKQENLGFACMAEAPCVVVNVMRGGPSTGLPTMPSQGDVMQARWGTHGDHPIVVLTPNSVPETFELTIRAFNLAETYRTPVILLLDEILGHTEEKFRTPESVEVLDRVGPDCPPSEYLPYRHTESGVPPMAAYGDGYRFHVTGLAHDETGFPTNNPAEIEKLALRLHRKIDQARADIVQVVREETDDAELLVFAYGSTSRSAAQAVREARARGIKAGLLRPRTIWPFPDQEIRELTSQVQAIIVPEMALGQIAHEVEWAVAGACPVIPLSRIDGQPIRPGQVLEQIEKASR
- a CDS encoding 2-oxoacid:ferredoxin oxidoreductase subunit beta; translated protein: MAKKLIDYNKYLRLDKFPLIWCPGCGDGIVLKAILRAIDRLGLEQDKVCMVSGIGCSSRTPGYVDFNTLHTTHGRALAFATGVKMARPELHVIVVTGDGDACAIGGNHFIHAARRNIDITVLLYNNWIYGMTGGQASPATPAGDRASTAPFGAIEPNFDIARLAAAAGASFVARETVAKPALMDKWIEKAITRKGFSLVELMTPCPTTYGRRNRMANPVDMVEDLKRRSVSVAKAERLGDELPDNAIVTGVFVDDESRPEYTERYARLVESLGGTPSPTSPVGAK
- a CDS encoding saccharopine dehydrogenase C-terminal domain-containing protein, whose product is MKKILVLGAGQSSPFLIRYLLDRADRHDWFVTVADRDDALAARRTEDHHRASHLALDMSDTLALSAEIRNADLVVNFMPPRFQPLIAWECVQQGRSMVSVSYRNEDLRQLDADARRKGVLLLPEMGLDPGIDVMTAAEIVDRVRRAGGRIESFESYGGGLPAVDCECNPLRYVITWNPRNVVMAAEEGAQYLLDGKIKIVPWHHVFDRSWRVEVPGVGTLEGYPNRDSLSYQQIFGLDHVHTMIRGTLRYPGWSETWGQIVKLGLPNEHLRIPSLEEHSMAEIVEMFLPRSASGANLQARVANFLGISPTGAIMRNLEWLGLFDTEPLGTGGQTSAEVLIGLLERKLALPAEGRDMVVLHHVLEVRYPDDGDRRERITATFTDKGVPGSMTAMARSVGNPAAIAVEKMLTGEFPLTGCHIPTHPAIYEPVLAELRGAGLAFHEHTEPL
- a CDS encoding 4Fe-4S binding protein; protein product: MSSSDSVNQEKPPSAGIRKKDQPPAEIVINIAWCKGCGICVDFCKPQAIEMKGPVVSIVSVDKCTRCRMCEAMCPDFAIEIDPPVPMEKMAAKAREGRR